The following proteins are co-located in the Acinetobacter sp. NCu2D-2 genome:
- the ureC gene encoding urease subunit alpha gives MKMSRRAYAEMFGPTTGDRVRLADTELFIQVEKDLTTYGEEVKFGGGKVIRDGMGQSQLLADEVADTVITNALIVDWWGIVKADIGLKSGRIWKIGKAGNPDIQPNITIPLGAATEVIAGEGQILTAGGVDTHIHWICPQQVETALMSGITTMIGGGTGPAAGTSATTVTPGPWHISTMLQAIDDLPMNIGLLGKGNLSLPDPIREQIKAGVVGLKLHEDWGSTPAAIDNCLSVADEFDVQVAIHTDTLNESGFLEETLAAFKNRTIHTYHTEGAGGGHAPDILKAIGQSNVLPSSTNPTRPYTVNTIDEHLDMLMVCHHLDPAISEDVAFAESRIRRETIAAEDILQDMGAIAMMSSDSQAMGRVGEVVIRTWQTAHKMKVQRRPLEGDNAANDNNRVKRYIAKYTINPAITHGLSHEIGSVEEGKLADLVLWKPAFFGVKPSMIIKGGMIAAAPMGDINASIPTPQPVHYRPMFGANARGVHNTCITFLSQAAIEDGVHKKLGLQKLISPCKNTRNISKADMKHNDYCPVMEVDPEIYEVRADGKLLTCEPAEVLPMAQRYFLF, from the coding sequence ATGAAAATGTCACGCCGCGCTTATGCGGAAATGTTTGGTCCCACTACAGGTGACCGTGTTCGTTTAGCAGATACAGAGCTGTTTATCCAAGTTGAAAAAGACCTCACAACATATGGTGAAGAGGTTAAATTTGGTGGTGGTAAAGTCATTCGTGATGGAATGGGACAATCACAATTATTAGCAGATGAAGTGGCGGATACTGTAATTACCAATGCTTTGATTGTCGATTGGTGGGGAATTGTTAAAGCCGATATTGGACTTAAAAGCGGACGTATTTGGAAAATAGGTAAAGCAGGTAACCCTGATATTCAACCCAACATCACCATTCCTTTAGGGGCTGCAACCGAGGTAATTGCAGGTGAAGGGCAAATACTAACAGCAGGCGGTGTGGATACGCATATTCACTGGATTTGCCCGCAACAGGTTGAAACAGCACTGATGTCTGGTATCACCACAATGATTGGTGGCGGTACAGGTCCAGCAGCGGGTACTTCTGCAACTACGGTAACACCGGGTCCTTGGCATATTTCAACTATGCTACAAGCCATAGATGATTTACCAATGAATATTGGTTTATTGGGTAAAGGTAATTTGAGCTTACCTGATCCGATACGTGAGCAGATCAAAGCAGGTGTAGTCGGTTTAAAACTGCATGAAGACTGGGGTTCGACACCTGCTGCGATTGATAACTGTCTAAGTGTTGCAGACGAGTTTGACGTGCAAGTTGCAATTCATACTGACACACTGAATGAAAGTGGCTTTCTGGAAGAAACTTTAGCGGCATTTAAAAACCGTACTATTCATACTTACCATACCGAAGGTGCGGGTGGTGGACATGCGCCTGACATTCTAAAAGCCATTGGTCAGTCGAATGTATTGCCATCTTCAACCAATCCAACACGTCCATATACCGTCAATACCATTGATGAACACTTAGATATGTTGATGGTTTGCCATCATTTAGATCCAGCAATTTCTGAAGATGTAGCATTTGCAGAAAGTCGTATTCGTCGTGAAACCATTGCTGCTGAAGATATTTTGCAAGATATGGGTGCGATCGCGATGATGTCATCGGATTCGCAAGCTATGGGGCGTGTTGGCGAAGTAGTGATTCGTACGTGGCAAACGGCGCACAAAATGAAAGTGCAACGTAGACCATTGGAAGGTGATAATGCTGCAAACGATAACAACCGTGTGAAACGTTATATTGCGAAATATACGATTAACCCTGCAATTACTCATGGTTTAAGTCATGAAATTGGTTCGGTTGAAGAGGGAAAACTTGCGGATTTAGTGCTGTGGAAACCTGCATTCTTTGGTGTTAAACCTTCAATGATTATTAAAGGCGGTATGATTGCAGCAGCACCGATGGGTGATATTAATGCTTCGATTCCAACTCCACAGCCGGTGCATTATCGTCCGATGTTTGGAGCCAATGCACGTGGAGTTCATAACACCTGTATTACTTTCTTATCTCAAGCGGCAATTGAAGATGGTGTACATAAAAAACTTGGACTACAGAAATTAATTAGTCCATGCAAGAACACACGTAATATTTCGAAAGCAGATATGAAGCATAATGATTACTGTCCAGTAATGGAGGTTGATCCTGAGATTTATGAAGTACGTGCGGATGGGAAATTGTTGACGTGCGAGCCTGCGGAAGTATTGCCGATGGCGCAAAGGTATTTCTTGTTTTAA
- a CDS encoding urease accessory protein UreD, producing the protein MNIAVEKTQHRQEKLWFARLQLGFKADATTGRTVLQHRKHEGPVRVQKMLWPEKTGVCHAIIVHPPAGIAGGDHLSFDMHVGSQAHALVTTPGAGKWYKTNQKQAYQHIDIHVEDQGIFEWLPQETMLFDGAHANSATTIHLDETASFIGWDMLVIGRQAREEQFAQGSYQSRFLLYRNQNLLVTDQLRFGGNDRWLSSCLGMNGHAVMGSLWAVPPVTIRNQQVLKGQLELIRDLIMRMDIRVTLTLLDDVICARYLGDDVRECHDAFAAIRARLRRYWFGLDEEFPRIWRT; encoded by the coding sequence ATGAATATCGCTGTAGAAAAAACGCAACATCGCCAAGAAAAATTGTGGTTTGCGCGTTTACAGCTTGGATTTAAAGCAGACGCTACCACAGGGCGTACGGTGCTTCAGCATCGTAAGCATGAAGGTCCGGTTCGTGTTCAAAAAATGCTTTGGCCAGAAAAAACAGGGGTATGCCACGCGATTATCGTACATCCACCCGCAGGCATTGCGGGCGGAGATCATTTAAGTTTCGATATGCATGTAGGTTCACAAGCACATGCGCTTGTGACCACGCCCGGCGCAGGTAAATGGTACAAGACCAATCAAAAACAAGCCTATCAACACATTGATATTCATGTTGAAGATCAAGGTATTTTTGAATGGCTTCCACAAGAAACCATGTTATTTGATGGCGCACATGCCAACTCAGCCACCACAATTCATCTAGACGAAACAGCCAGTTTTATCGGTTGGGATATGTTGGTGATTGGACGTCAGGCTCGTGAAGAACAGTTTGCTCAAGGTAGTTATCAAAGTCGTTTTTTGCTCTATCGAAACCAAAATCTCTTAGTCACCGATCAATTGCGATTTGGAGGCAATGACCGCTGGCTCAGTTCCTGCTTAGGTATGAATGGTCATGCTGTGATGGGCAGTTTATGGGCAGTTCCACCTGTGACTATTCGCAATCAGCAAGTCCTTAAAGGTCAACTTGAACTAATCCGAGATCTAATTATGCGTATGGATATTCGTGTAACGCTCACTTTGCTTGATGATGTGATTTGTGCACGTTACCTCGGTGACGATGTACGTGAATGTCATGATGCTTTTGCCGCAATACGAGCACGTTTACGCAGATATTGGTTTGGTCTAGATGAAGAATTTCCAAGGATTTGGCGGACTTAA
- a CDS encoding heavy-metal-associated domain-containing protein codes for MKFKIENMTCGGCARSVTATIKELDQNAVVNIDIESKWVEVDTNVPEQEVIEALNEDGFPPVNV; via the coding sequence ATGAAATTTAAAATTGAAAATATGACCTGTGGTGGCTGTGCGCGCAGTGTAACAGCAACGATTAAAGAGTTAGATCAAAATGCTGTGGTCAATATTGATATTGAATCAAAATGGGTTGAAGTGGACACCAATGTTCCTGAGCAGGAAGTAATAGAAGCATTGAATGAAGATGGTTTCCCACCCGTCAATGTCTAA
- a CDS encoding zinc-binding metallopeptidase family protein: protein MKYFECAVCQQQIFFSDTICIHCQSPIGFVASERDMGTFKKCDENSWQAQNSHYKTQLFKPCYNYQNYQVCNWMIPAHAEDEYCESCQLTTVIPNLDNDEVFTYWRRLEDAKRRFLYLAQRMFMLPRPKRTIDDPYGLSFEFLMPIDGQPVLTGHANGVITLNAIEADVVYRETTRVNMGENYRTLLGHFRHESGHYYLNLMQLLHPELIDEFRHYFGDERIDYKKALDRHYEDGAPENWQEQYISTYASSHPWEDWAETWAHYLHMMETMETAYYAGLRVDGNGTTLNSMAFKECPIGAKDFEHVLENWITLTFNLNSLNRSMGLEDAYPFQLSECVKDKLRFIHRHVLDKAFKSQ, encoded by the coding sequence ATGAAATATTTTGAATGTGCCGTATGTCAGCAGCAAATCTTTTTCTCAGATACGATTTGCATACATTGCCAATCTCCCATTGGTTTCGTTGCGTCTGAACGGGATATGGGTACGTTTAAAAAATGTGATGAAAACTCTTGGCAAGCTCAAAATTCGCACTATAAAACCCAGTTGTTTAAACCTTGTTATAACTATCAAAACTATCAGGTCTGCAATTGGATGATTCCTGCACATGCTGAAGATGAATATTGTGAATCCTGTCAGCTCACGACGGTTATTCCAAATTTGGACAATGATGAAGTATTTACCTATTGGCGCCGTCTGGAAGATGCAAAACGGCGTTTTCTCTATTTGGCACAGCGCATGTTTATGTTGCCTCGTCCGAAACGCACCATAGATGATCCCTATGGCTTGAGTTTTGAATTTTTGATGCCGATAGATGGTCAACCTGTATTAACAGGTCATGCCAATGGTGTCATTACACTGAATGCCATTGAAGCTGATGTGGTTTATCGTGAAACAACACGAGTTAATATGGGTGAAAACTATCGCACTCTTTTAGGGCACTTCCGCCACGAAAGTGGGCATTATTATTTGAATTTGATGCAATTATTGCATCCAGAATTAATTGATGAATTCCGTCATTACTTTGGGGATGAACGCATCGATTATAAAAAAGCACTAGATCGGCATTATGAAGACGGCGCACCTGAGAATTGGCAGGAGCAATATATCAGTACCTATGCCAGCTCTCATCCATGGGAAGATTGGGCTGAAACATGGGCGCATTATCTGCATATGATGGAAACGATGGAAACTGCTTACTATGCAGGATTACGTGTGGATGGCAATGGCACGACCTTAAACAGCATGGCATTTAAGGAGTGTCCGATCGGAGCCAAAGACTTCGAACATGTACTAGAAAATTGGATTACCCTGACCTTTAATTTAAATTCGCTGAACCGAAGCATGGGACTTGAAGATGCTTATCCATTTCAACTTAGTGAATGTGTAAAAGATAAACTGCGTTTTATCCATCGTCACGTTTTAGATAAGGCATTTAAATCTCAATAA
- a CDS encoding urease accessory protein UreF, producing MSAIKASQLLSLLTLSSTALPIGAYCYSQGVESAIDRGMVYDEASSIAYFHEVLEMLLVRFELPLLKRLMENYDQPEAFLYWANLYKASRESSELLAESQQLAFSLNAWIRDVLKKPVKVKKQLGYVPVYAQLCGELQLNVDEVLTAYAFAVLENQVLAAVKTVPLGQMSGQRILWELHQIIPDAIERALKLEDDQLSSALPNYAMLSMQHENQYSRLFRS from the coding sequence ATGTCAGCCATTAAAGCATCACAGTTATTGAGCTTATTAACACTGTCATCAACCGCACTGCCTATTGGCGCATATTGTTATTCGCAGGGTGTAGAAAGTGCGATTGATCGCGGCATGGTTTATGACGAAGCATCCAGTATTGCTTATTTTCATGAAGTACTGGAAATGCTGCTGGTTCGCTTTGAACTCCCATTATTGAAGCGCTTGATGGAAAACTATGATCAACCAGAGGCATTTTTGTATTGGGCAAATTTGTACAAAGCTAGCCGAGAAAGCAGTGAATTACTGGCGGAATCTCAACAATTGGCATTTTCTTTGAATGCATGGATTCGAGATGTTTTAAAAAAGCCAGTCAAAGTTAAAAAGCAGCTCGGTTATGTCCCTGTTTATGCACAGCTTTGTGGTGAATTACAGCTCAATGTCGATGAAGTTCTCACAGCTTATGCATTTGCTGTTTTGGAAAATCAGGTTTTGGCAGCGGTGAAAACCGTACCACTAGGACAGATGAGTGGACAGCGCATTTTATGGGAATTACACCAAATTATTCCCGATGCAATCGAGCGAGCTTTAAAGCTTGAAGATGATCAGCTCAGTAGTGCTTTGCCGAATTACGCCATGCTCAGCATGCAACATGAAAATCAATATTCACGATTATTTAGATCTTAA
- a CDS encoding TetR/AcrR family transcriptional regulator, which translates to MNSLRQQNFNQRKEKILAQAEILLLENNEDITLNDLASEIDVAKGTIYKHFSSKNQLYLELIILNEQRILALCQKSELDFKSYVKEYMLYHLLNAQRTIMFHMIEERLTNTERNLKEHFQKLYQIREERILLLKDLTQDYLKSIHSTLSIRDYLSYIWTITHGAALLLNSTSYQKAIGCRERMIQLYIDQALFLSPQQKTA; encoded by the coding sequence ATGAACAGTTTAAGGCAACAAAACTTTAATCAACGTAAAGAAAAAATTCTCGCACAAGCTGAAATTTTACTTCTTGAAAACAATGAAGATATTACCTTAAATGATTTGGCCAGCGAAATTGATGTCGCAAAAGGGACCATTTATAAGCATTTTAGTAGTAAAAATCAGCTTTATCTGGAACTGATTATTTTAAATGAACAACGTATTTTAGCGCTTTGTCAAAAGAGTGAACTGGATTTTAAAAGCTATGTAAAAGAATATATGCTTTATCATTTACTCAATGCTCAGCGTACGATTATGTTCCATATGATTGAGGAACGCTTAACCAATACTGAACGCAATTTAAAAGAACATTTTCAAAAGTTGTATCAAATCCGTGAAGAACGTATTTTATTGCTGAAAGATCTGACCCAAGACTATTTAAAATCGATTCACAGCACATTATCCATTCGAGATTATTTATCTTATATTTGGACGATCACGCATGGTGCGGCATTGCTCCTCAATTCAACCAGTTATCAAAAAGCCATTGGTTGTCGTGAGCGCATGATTCAACTCTATATTGATCAAGCCCTATTCTTATCGCCTCAACAAAAAACGGCTTAA
- a CDS encoding urease subunit beta, translating into MIPGEIFTPDTDIEMNVGRQTLKMTVSNTGDRPIQVGSHFHFAEANDALSFDRELAKGYRLNIAAGTAVRFEPGQSRDIELVALVGKREVYGFAGRVMGKLD; encoded by the coding sequence ATGATTCCTGGAGAAATTTTTACACCAGATACTGACATTGAAATGAATGTTGGTCGTCAAACCCTCAAAATGACTGTTTCCAATACAGGAGATCGTCCGATTCAAGTGGGTTCACATTTTCATTTTGCTGAAGCCAATGATGCATTGTCATTTGATCGCGAGCTGGCAAAAGGTTATCGCTTAAATATTGCCGCAGGTACAGCCGTTCGTTTTGAGCCTGGACAAAGTCGTGATATCGAATTGGTGGCTTTGGTCGGTAAACGTGAAGTTTATGGCTTTGCGGGTCGTGTGATGGGCAAGTTGGATTAA
- a CDS encoding DMT family transporter has protein sequence MTISWIFFTLMAAFMQAWRNAFQKQLSSTVDVWGVTLARFLFGFPIAFLYIEWLYHVKPVSAVVHFTPMYWVYILIAGVSQILATVLMVQLFKQKNFAIGVGLAKSEAILAAIIGVIFLSDHLSFLAWVGVLIGGYAVFLLSKGNQLAALSLKTLAIGVGSGLCFAITSLLVREASLELTNLPFLHRASWVLVSVIGFQCISMLLYLGLFSRKTLAAMWQRIGLTFKVSVCSFMASLGWFTAMSMVSVPIVKTLGQIEILFSLLISAYFFKEKLARAEHWGLALVVLAAILVIWA, from the coding sequence ATGACGATCAGTTGGATTTTCTTTACCTTAATGGCTGCATTTATGCAGGCATGGCGTAATGCATTTCAAAAACAACTGAGTTCAACTGTCGACGTATGGGGCGTGACACTTGCACGCTTTTTATTTGGTTTTCCAATTGCATTTCTGTATATCGAATGGCTCTATCACGTAAAACCTGTCAGTGCTGTAGTGCATTTCACACCCATGTATTGGGTTTATATTTTGATTGCAGGTGTGAGTCAAATCTTAGCAACTGTACTGATGGTACAGCTATTTAAACAAAAAAACTTTGCCATTGGGGTTGGACTAGCCAAAAGTGAAGCGATTTTGGCGGCAATCATTGGCGTCATATTCTTATCAGATCATTTATCATTTTTAGCATGGGTAGGCGTATTAATTGGTGGTTACGCCGTATTTTTACTTAGTAAAGGCAATCAACTCGCTGCATTATCTTTAAAAACTTTGGCAATTGGTGTGGGAAGTGGTCTTTGTTTTGCTATCACATCATTATTAGTTCGTGAAGCAAGTCTGGAATTAACCAATTTACCATTTTTACACCGCGCATCATGGGTATTAGTATCCGTTATTGGCTTTCAATGTATCAGTATGTTGTTGTATTTAGGATTGTTTAGCCGTAAAACTTTAGCTGCCATGTGGCAACGTATTGGTCTAACCTTTAAAGTCAGTGTATGCAGTTTTATGGCATCATTGGGTTGGTTTACCGCGATGAGTATGGTCAGCGTACCGATTGTCAAAACACTTGGACAAATCGAAATTTTATTTAGTCTGTTAATCTCAGCGTATTTCTTCAAAGAAAAATTAGCCCGCGCAGAACATTGGGGATTAGCATTGGTCGTACTTGCCGCGATCTTGGTGATTTGGGCATAA
- the ureA gene encoding urease subunit gamma — MELNPTEKDKLLIFTAGLVAERRKARGLKLNYPEAIAFISAALLEGARDGMSVNELMHYGTTLLKREDVMDGVPEMIPEVQVEATFPDGSKLVTVHQPIV, encoded by the coding sequence ATGGAACTCAATCCCACCGAAAAAGATAAATTATTGATATTTACTGCTGGATTGGTTGCAGAGCGTCGTAAGGCGCGTGGGCTAAAACTCAATTATCCAGAAGCGATTGCTTTTATTTCTGCAGCACTACTTGAAGGTGCACGTGATGGCATGAGTGTCAATGAGCTGATGCATTATGGAACGACTTTATTGAAACGTGAGGATGTGATGGACGGTGTGCCAGAAATGATCCCTGAAGTTCAGGTTGAAGCTACTTTCCCTGATGGTTCCAAACTTGTCACCGTACATCAACCTATTGTGTAG
- the ureE gene encoding urease accessory protein UreE: MKIYTQRLEQLDQDAVYESIELNFDTRQKSRFRATLKNGHDIGADLPRTGILRSGSFIATDAGEILKVEAKPEQLMCVSSSDAFELLKAAYHLGNRHVPLMLTPTALYFEPDHVLAEMVEGLGLHVENVMHPFEPESGAYAQHQHDHRLSPIKAIHHVSH; the protein is encoded by the coding sequence ATGAAGATTTACACACAACGCTTAGAGCAGTTAGACCAAGATGCTGTTTATGAAAGTATTGAGTTGAACTTCGATACACGGCAAAAAAGTCGTTTTCGTGCCACTTTAAAAAATGGTCACGATATTGGGGCAGATTTACCCCGTACGGGAATATTAAGAAGTGGGTCTTTTATTGCCACTGATGCGGGTGAAATTTTAAAAGTAGAAGCCAAGCCTGAACAATTGATGTGTGTCAGTAGTTCAGATGCTTTTGAGTTGCTTAAAGCAGCTTACCATTTGGGTAATCGTCATGTGCCATTAATGCTCACACCAACGGCATTGTACTTTGAGCCTGATCATGTTTTGGCAGAAATGGTAGAAGGTTTAGGACTTCATGTAGAAAACGTCATGCATCCATTTGAACCTGAAAGTGGTGCTTATGCACAGCATCAACATGATCATCGTTTAAGCCCAATTAAAGCGATTCATCATGTCAGCCATTAA
- a CDS encoding flavin reductase family protein, translated as MTSLTTYQPQWIREDFIDFVAEKFHPTWALKKVKAEVIKIQSLSQDFFKIQLRPNQNFKADAFEAGQSIAVTLVLNGVRQQRQYSVVNLSKKGEITIAVKQQGNFSKAMTSLSIGSIVEISQPQGEFVLNQAERPILFLASGSGITAIYSLIQKAVVKSHQEIDLIYFTRDDAFHAELKALALATPHFRYHHFNTIEQKQHLTLALLNKLIQNLENHEIYACGSSAMMKSVEKVVKKLNLEEQYHSEFFQIVVDESLEAQPVKFLRSQQDFEAKTNLLESAEQAGLKPAHGCRMGICNTCSCTKVSGSVRNVLTGEVDHEANTPIKLCISQAISPVVINL; from the coding sequence ATGACAAGTTTAACGACTTACCAACCTCAATGGATTCGTGAAGATTTCATTGATTTTGTTGCGGAAAAATTTCATCCAACATGGGCTTTAAAAAAAGTAAAAGCTGAAGTCATCAAAATTCAGTCATTAAGCCAAGATTTTTTTAAAATTCAACTTCGCCCAAACCAAAATTTTAAAGCAGATGCTTTTGAAGCAGGTCAAAGTATCGCTGTCACGCTAGTACTAAATGGCGTGCGTCAACAACGTCAATATTCTGTAGTCAATCTTTCTAAAAAAGGTGAAATTACCATTGCTGTAAAACAGCAGGGCAATTTCTCAAAAGCAATGACTTCACTGTCAATCGGTTCTATTGTTGAAATATCTCAGCCGCAAGGTGAGTTTGTTCTCAACCAAGCTGAGCGTCCAATCTTATTTTTAGCATCGGGGAGTGGAATCACTGCTATTTATTCCTTGATTCAAAAAGCTGTCGTAAAGAGTCATCAAGAAATTGATTTGATTTACTTTACTCGAGATGACGCATTCCATGCAGAGCTTAAGGCTTTGGCATTAGCGACACCGCATTTTCGCTATCATCATTTCAACACCATTGAACAAAAGCAGCATCTAACCTTAGCACTTTTGAACAAACTTATTCAGAACCTTGAAAATCACGAAATCTATGCCTGTGGTTCATCTGCAATGATGAAAAGTGTAGAAAAAGTCGTAAAAAAACTGAATTTAGAAGAACAATACCATTCTGAATTTTTCCAGATTGTGGTGGATGAATCCTTAGAAGCGCAGCCAGTAAAATTTTTACGTTCGCAACAGGATTTTGAAGCAAAAACGAATTTATTAGAAAGTGCTGAACAAGCAGGCTTAAAACCTGCGCATGGTTGTCGCATGGGGATTTGCAATACCTGTTCATGTACCAAAGTCAGTGGCTCAGTCCGTAATGTATTGACAGGTGAGGTCGATCATGAGGCAAATACACCAATTAAGTTGTGTATTTCTCAAGCCATCAGTCCCGTTGTCATTAACTTATAA
- a CDS encoding long-chain-fatty-acid--CoA ligase — translation MLGNMMFQPLLISSMIEHAGRYHSDTQIISKNTDTSITTTTWGEVHQNSKRFANVLVQFNLNHGDRIVTIAWNNQRHLESWYAISGSGYVCHTINPRLFPEQLVFIINDAADRVILFDKTFAPLIKAVKPLLKSIEHYICLDAADDAIREAVPEVKFYDDLISGQSDEFEWPSLNENTASSLCYTSGTTGNPKGVLYSHRSTVLHSYAIIMPDSLNLSAKEVMLPVVPMFHVNAWGTPYAAAMVGSSLVLPGPGLDGASLVNLIDTYKVSVALGVPTIWQGLIAAAQQTGSKLPSLKRNVVGGSACPPSMLKTFKEQFDCETIHAWGMTETSPLGSANQLKAKHSSLPTEEQFNIRLSQGRPPFGVDLRLTDAENGTHEIARDGETTGNLQIKGHWIIEQYFGKEESALTSDGWFDTGDIASLDQDGFLKISDRSKDLIKSGGEWISSVELENLAMGHPEIAMAAVIAAQHPKWDERPILIAIKKPESQLTEEEILSYYADKVAKWQIPDKVVFVDAIPLSGTGKMLKKDLREQFGHLLLESD, via the coding sequence ATGCTTGGCAATATGATGTTCCAGCCTTTATTGATTAGTAGCATGATTGAACATGCAGGTCGCTATCATTCAGATACGCAAATTATTTCCAAAAATACCGATACCTCAATCACCACCACAACATGGGGTGAGGTACATCAAAATTCAAAACGTTTTGCCAATGTACTTGTTCAATTTAATCTGAATCATGGCGATCGTATTGTGACGATCGCATGGAATAACCAGCGACATTTAGAGTCATGGTATGCCATTTCAGGTAGTGGTTACGTTTGCCATACCATCAATCCACGTCTTTTCCCTGAGCAATTGGTGTTTATTATTAATGATGCAGCAGATCGCGTCATTTTATTTGATAAAACATTTGCCCCTTTGATCAAAGCTGTTAAACCTTTGCTTAAATCTATAGAGCATTATATTTGCTTAGACGCTGCAGATGATGCCATCCGTGAAGCAGTGCCTGAAGTTAAATTCTATGATGATCTGATTTCAGGGCAATCTGATGAGTTTGAATGGCCATCATTAAATGAAAATACAGCAAGCTCATTGTGTTATACCTCAGGAACAACAGGCAATCCAAAAGGTGTGCTTTATAGTCATCGTTCCACGGTTTTACACAGTTACGCGATTATTATGCCGGACTCGCTTAATCTTTCTGCCAAAGAAGTGATGTTACCCGTCGTACCTATGTTCCATGTAAATGCTTGGGGTACGCCGTATGCAGCCGCGATGGTTGGCAGCAGTTTAGTTCTGCCTGGACCAGGTTTAGACGGCGCAAGTTTGGTCAATCTCATTGACACCTATAAAGTCTCTGTTGCTTTAGGTGTACCAACCATTTGGCAAGGCTTGATTGCTGCAGCACAGCAAACAGGCTCAAAGTTACCAAGTTTAAAACGCAATGTTGTGGGTGGCTCGGCATGTCCGCCATCAATGCTGAAAACATTTAAAGAACAATTCGATTGTGAAACGATTCATGCATGGGGCATGACAGAAACCAGTCCTTTAGGTTCAGCCAATCAGCTTAAAGCGAAACATTCGTCATTGCCTACAGAAGAACAATTCAATATTCGACTATCTCAAGGTCGCCCACCGTTTGGTGTCGATTTAAGACTAACTGATGCTGAAAATGGCACACATGAGATTGCACGTGATGGTGAAACCACAGGTAATTTACAAATCAAAGGGCATTGGATTATTGAGCAGTATTTTGGTAAAGAGGAATCTGCACTGACCAGTGATGGCTGGTTTGATACGGGTGATATTGCCAGTTTAGATCAAGATGGTTTCTTAAAAATCAGTGACCGTTCAAAAGATTTAATTAAGTCTGGTGGGGAATGGATTTCCTCTGTTGAACTGGAAAACTTAGCAATGGGGCATCCAGAAATTGCAATGGCGGCTGTAATTGCTGCACAGCATCCAAAATGGGATGAACGTCCCATTCTCATTGCTATTAAAAAACCTGAATCTCAATTGACCGAGGAAGAAATACTGTCGTATTACGCAGATAAAGTCGCGAAATGGCAGATTCCTGATAAAGTAGTATTTGTGGATGCGATCCCATTAAGTGGCACAGGTAAAATGTTGAAAAAAGATTTACGTGAACAATTTGGACATTTACTGCTTGAAAGCGATTAA
- the ureG gene encoding urease accessory protein UreG yields MSERSPLRVGIGGPVGSGKTALTLNLCQALRNKYNMAVVTNDIYTKEDSNFLTRNEAMEPERIVGVETGGCPHTAIREDASINLAAIDDLCEKFDGLELIIIESGGDNLAATFSPELSDLTLYVIDVGGGEKIPRKGGPGITKSDLLIINKTDLAPMVGANLDVMDQDAKRMRGEKPFLFSNMKTKDGLDQIIEFIEKQGLFKS; encoded by the coding sequence ATGTCAGAACGTAGTCCTTTACGCGTAGGAATTGGTGGACCAGTCGGTTCAGGTAAAACGGCGCTTACACTGAATTTATGTCAGGCATTACGCAATAAATACAACATGGCGGTCGTGACCAATGACATTTACACAAAAGAAGATTCTAACTTTTTAACGCGTAATGAAGCGATGGAACCTGAACGTATTGTCGGTGTAGAAACAGGCGGCTGTCCACATACTGCGATTCGTGAAGATGCTTCAATTAACCTTGCTGCGATTGATGATCTTTGTGAAAAATTTGATGGTTTGGAACTGATTATTATCGAAAGTGGTGGCGATAACCTTGCTGCAACATTTAGCCCTGAACTGTCTGATTTAACTTTATATGTGATTGATGTGGGCGGTGGTGAAAAGATTCCACGTAAAGGTGGCCCCGGAATTACAAAGTCCGATTTATTAATTATCAATAAAACCGACTTGGCGCCAATGGTTGGTGCAAATTTGGATGTCATGGATCAAGACGCGAAACGTATGCGTGGTGAAAAACCATTTTTATTTTCAAATATGAAAACTAAAGATGGCTTAGATCAGATTATTGAGTTCATCGAAAAACAAGGCTTGTTTAAGTCTTAA